The DNA window GTTCGATCTCAATTTGCCAAACGGGTCGTTTCCACATATTTGTGCgtcaagaaataattaaaagtaCTATGTTTTGACTGTGGATACTCAAATGTACCTTTTCCCCCCCGATAGACCAACTACGTTCTAATTATCTTAATTAGAATGGAGCAAAACAAGGTACCAATTGGCTAACTGGAGGTACAATTAAGTTGTAACAGAAGCTTATTTGAGACGAAAGAATGGACACAATTAGACATTTGTATATATTCATCCAAGATATTAATTAGTGTTATTATTCTCAGTCTTATATCATATCAGAACAGATAGAGATATTAAACTAGGAGTGTATATATCATATCAGTCTACATATGGAGTTTTCTTCTAAGCTggtacaaagaaaaataaagagataAGGTTTTCCAGCAAGTTGCAttcttggggggggggggggggggggggtcttTTGGCTATTGcaatgaaaaaccaaacaacatatttacaaaagaaaattgatttgttaataaaattttatgcgcatgttcatagcgatctaaaagctaagccTGAAAAACgttaaagtgaaaaaaaactcaaaatcaactccaaatttaaagttttcaaatttttctaCACTTAGCTATTCTAGAACAGTAGTAGTACTTAGTAATCCAGATTTTTCAATTCACAGGATAGCAAGGGCCGACCGGCAAGCTCTCATCCTATATGGATGCTCATAGCCAAATATGAAGATCCTAAAAAGGAAGGCAGATTCCCTGGAAAGGCATGCATCCAaacctagctagctgcacCCTAGGAGAGAGAACCATGAGCTATATATCAAGTTGCAGCCACCATCTAGagggtatatatatgcacacacatatatagcaTGGACTGAGCTTGGAAATCAAAGCTGAAGCAAAGCAGAAGAAAGAATAAGCAGGCATGCAGTTACATGTATCAAGTATCAACACACCTCCATTCCCCCTTTCGTTTTGCCAAGGAGATAGAAGGCTCTTCCCTTTCTTCTTTCACCTTCCCATaactctcctctcccctttcCCCCTTTCCCATCTTGCTAATGGACCAATTGTACTTCCTTTTGCAAGCTAGCTATATAGGGCTAGCTCTCAGCAGCAACCCGCCTCTACTCTCTCTGATCAAGTCCCCAAACCTTCCCGTGCAAAAGAGAAAACGAACTGCGTGGCGCCTGCTCTTACATATTGCTAGTTAtggacatgcatatatatatatcaagcaTAGCCAAGGCCGGCTCTCGATCATGTCCTCCTTTTGCTCCCATCACGCTCTGCACACACCCACTCCGTGCAGGGCCagtcctagctagctacacaACACTCTACACTACACTACACACTTGGccagtgaaaagaaaaaggagaaagatcAGAGAGattcagagagagagatatgAGAGCATGACAGATGAGAGCTGAGATCAAAACAGCACAAGTGCACAGCCAAGAacggaagcagcagcagctgcagctgcagcgcaAGGAGGAGAGCCAACAAGTGTACACCTACTCACTGTTTGCTACTCCCAAATCAACAGTGATTGCTAGTACTCGCCCCATAAATTCTCCTCCTAGCGGGACGTACAAAGAAGTTATGGCCAGTCGAGTGACACTGCATATATTGTGGCAATATTGCCCCCCTCTTTACAGACTGCCACGGCCATAAAGATCTCGTGGACTGGTATACTGTGCACTCGAAGGCCCAGACAAATCCAAACTATACGTAATCTGGCCCACTGCATCAGTTAATTCAGTGCACCCCGCTAATCAGCAACAGAATTATACTTAATCTGGTCCACCCTGCATCAGTTAATTCGTTAATCTGGTCCACCCTGCATCAGTTAATTCGGTGTCCCCCCGGTTAATCAGGAGCTAGcagaaaattaaagaaaaatgaaaaccaaAAACGTGTACTGGGTGTCAGTATTTGGGCTGCACCATGCGTCTGCTGCTACTACTAGCTCGGTACTACAGCTAGTCTACACCACGACGTTACTTACAGATATCATACAtccatgatatatatacatgcagaAGAGAGCGACAGTACTGCTGCCACTGTAGCAGGGGAAAAAGCGGCggcaaagaggaaaaaaataaaataaagaggaaTGTCCACGGCGAATCCCACTGTAAATACAGAAATTATGGTGCAGTGAATTAATGCGAGAGAATTTTGAGATCTAACCTGCAATTGCTGCATGCTCTGGGGCTTGTTTGTCGTCGATCGATGCATGGTTAAAGCGCCGTCTCCAAACATTGCCGTCGAGATGCGATCGATTGGAATAGCTAGCATATCATACATACGATGCAAGCAAAGTGAGACACTGCTTGCTTTGGTCGTGTGTTCGTCCATGTATATGTTCAAATCTTGGCAGATGTTAGGAAATTTGCAGATGGATGTTATCATATGTAGGAAATGTGCGTGTGATTATGGTAACAAATCATTGGACAGAAGTAATCGAGCAAGAATCGAATGTAACAGAACATGCAAAAGATAAGCTCAACGCATGAACACACAGATTTGGGGAAAACTTTCAAGTTTCCTAATAATTCTATATATCTTCTCAAACCAACAGAAAAATTTCAAGTGATGACCAAAAGAAAACTGTCAAATCCTAATGCTGTCATCGAATTTAAGGTTATAATGGAATCACAAGAGAAAGTAAGATGTTGCTGCGAACAAACCAAatcaaacagaagaaaaattaAGAATCGTTGAactttcctttgtttttctctttagGTCGCTACAGATCGAGATCCAACGCTGAATGCGCGTCCCTCttggaggaagacgacgacgacggagacgATGCAGCGGACGACTCGGCGCCATGGGGAGGCAATTCCAGCAGCCGTAGCGTAGGATCCCTTCTCATCCACGCGGGCGTCGTCTGCAATGACAGTGCATTGCCATGATTGCTCGactcaccggcgccgccgccgtgcgggtTGTCGAGGTTCACGCCGAACAGCCGCACGCGCTTtgctgtcgtcgtcgggcTTTCGATGACCGGCACCGAGTCGAGCACCACCGGTGAGCCTGCGGCCCTtacgccgtcgacgccgctcGGTTGCAGCGTGTAgtgcagcggcgacggtgcgcgCGCCAGCAGTGGTGCTTGCGGAGGAATCCTGGCCGAGCCGAAAAGGAGGACCTGCCTCCCCATCGGGGCGGCAGGGTGGTTGAAGGTGCGGAAGTCCAGCCCTTGCCGGAGTCGGTGCTCGTAGAgcgtggcgggcggcgacggcggcacgaagaacccccctccgccgccgaggcccCACGGGGCGTAGTGGGACGTCAGCGGCATCGGGAGCGGGAGCCCGCGAGGCAAGCGCAGCTGGTCGCGGGTGTCGGCTCGGCGCTTCCAGTCGATGAagaggcggtggcgcgcggcctcgccgacgccgcgggAGAAGGAGACGGTGTCCCCGGCGTCCAGGCGCTTCTCCTTGACGAAGCGGCTCCACCCCTTGGTCATCACGTAGCTCTGGCTGCTGTTCCAGTAGGAGTAGCGGAAGCGCCATGGCTTCCCCGCGCGGTCCTCGAAGTTGAGCAGGAGGCCCTTCTCGTTCGCCGCCGAGTCCAGCGGGAAGTACTTCTCGGCGTACTGCTTCGGGATCACCAGCCGGTTCAGCTTCCCCACGTCGCTCGGCGTCACAACCTTGTCGAACATGTGCTCCttctccaccgcctccgcttcgccgccgccgccgccaccgccgctcccAGACGCTCCGGCGCCATCCTCAGAGCGAAAGGGAGGGCTTCTTCCCGACGCAGACACGGACGCCGACGCTGACGCGGAAGCCGCGTGAGCAggagatgacgacgacgacgtaggCGCAGGCGCAGCTTCCGCGGCCGTGGTCGTGGCCGTCATGAAGGGGATCTCTCGCCTGGATGGCTCGTCCtgctcctcatcctcctctttAGAAAACCTACTGCTTGTAGTGAACTCCATAGAAACCACCACTACTTCTCCCTCAATTCCTCGCTGTATTTCTTGCTCCTCCTCCAGGCaaacctgctgctgctgctgcttcttcttcctcctccctctgcaAGGTGTTCGAGGATAGGCACTGTTACACAGAAGTAAGCTATAGGATACTAGAGAGTGGATCTACCTATGTATGCGTGTATGTATTGTATTGTTCCTATGAATTCCTATTGATCTTGAGCTGTGTTTGGAGCAAGCTAGCGAGCAAGGAAAGAGGGAGaagagcagagagagagagagagagagagaaatcaGGCATACAGTGGCCGGTTTGCATTGAGTCTTGGGCGCTTCTGGCTACGGGATATCGTggtaagagagagaaagagaacatGGAATTGGATGTAGATCGGTGGTGGTTACTGGTTATACTGACACTGTCATCAAATACATGTCATTTTCCCCTTCGATTTTGTTCCCAAATACATGACATTCAAttcatgcatgattaatttcaaataattCGATGCCATTTCCATCTGCACAGTTAATGATCCCTATATATGAAATGCCCGGTGGTCATGTACTCATGTATATTTCCTAAGGTAATTTACCATTGTCTTCCGGATGAGATATTTATTTCTTGCACGGTGTAAGTTTTCGTCACTAAATTATCTGTCGCTGATGTCGTGGGGATCTGAAGAGGACAGTTCGAAACTACGTACTGCCCTAGAATATAAACCGGgtcgttgttttttttttttctcaagaagCTTAATTACGAAGTTGTacatttcttctctttcttgaTCTCTTTGTGAAAGAAGTTGCAAGTGTGGAGGTGGAGAAAGAGCTAGAAAAGTGGGGGGTGTACTGTACCGTGTAGTTTCTAGCTTTATAAAGGGGTTTGAGATGGATTGAGGGGGAGAGGTGTGGAGCCCATGAATTTCTGGGTTGGGCTCATGTGAGCTTGTCCTTGTCACCATACGGGTATCAAATATCACACGCCTGCCTATGGCTTGCTAAGCCCCCCAATGGATAGTAGCTTGATTGCTTAGAGTGTAGACCTGGTTCCTAGGCTGGGCCTGATCTTGGTACTCATCAAGGGGATTTtgtcatttatatatgttcatatcCTGAAAAAGATTTGTGATAATTGTGTGTATTATATGGCGTGGGATTAATAATGAGAAGATATATTCctgttgtatatatatccccaaaagaattttaaaaatcaattgtcttaaatttttttcacaaaagagTGCTCCTATGTATCTATGACTATGAGAGGATGGCATACTGAtgtcatgaaaaatatcaagattAATTTATCAACATGAAGTATATGCaataagcaattttaccatccttaagtaggtaccaagaggtatcattgttttctatgtaaaatttgagatCTTTTTTTCCAACCTTGAGGAGTACtaagaggtactaaattttacatagaaaacagtggaacctcttggtacctccccaatatggtaaaattgatcaaaatttggtaccatctagtatctaaggtaccaggaggtaccaaattttatataaaaaacagtggtgCCTCTTGatacctactcaaggatggaaaaaatgctcatATGCAATTAATGCCGCCGTAGACAAATAAGGCCATTTACATAGTTTCAAAGTAAACTTTGATGCTCATCGAGATCATCAAGTGACTAAAATTTCCCCAAATTTCAATTACAAGTTCCCTGGCCATGGATTGGATCTCAACATCTAGCCCAGTCGTAGATGGAGAAGGCCAGGAAAGAGTGGACATCGGAAGAACTCAGCAATGTCGATGTTTTCTCCAGTACTAGTGTGTGATGATGCCGACATAAACTCTAGCTAGCAATTAAGCTCACCAAATTACGTCACTAATTTTGGAGGGGCGGTGGCAAATCCGATATCGTTAGTGCGTTGGAGTTGCAGGAGGATAAATGGAGccgagattaattaattgttgagaaagaggagggaggaTGTTGCTAATAAGCTTCGCTAGCACTTGCGGCTGTGTAGCACCGGCAGTGCAGAGGACGATCGATGCTGCAGGGTAGGAGGTTGATCAGGTGAGGGAGATGTTAAGTTTGTAGGTAGCACATAAATACCAGAGAAATCATAACCATCCAAAAGAAActgatatttaataattcagTTATATAACTACCAATGGCTAGTAAGGCAACATACTAACCCTACAAAAATGAATATCTTTTATCTAGTGGTAGTAACTTAAAGTCTAAACTCGGGCTTTGAAGGaactatatgttttataagtggcactaataacatataattaagagtaattttaccattcttgagaatgtaccaggaggtaccactgttttttatgcaaaatttgatgtctcttggtaccttacatactagaaggtaccaaatgtTACATAGAAGACaatggtacctcatggtaccttctcaaggataggaaaaatgcTCTATAATTAAACATAGTATGTGCTAGCttgaaaaacaaaggaattaaatttcaatatatattttttctcacgGTTTGCAGGAATgtgatatttataaattccATTTTTAAAAGGTATATTCTTCAAAATcatgagaaaatatatattctgaaCACATAAccaaataagaaaacaaacactTTTAGATGATATAGCagtatatatatcttgtaCGATACTAACTCTATCTCAAAATACTAAAACCTAGCACTAGATTTCAGAAAACCTAGTACAAATGTACAATGAATCCAGACACAATCTTTATACAGATCCATTCGTTATATACTAGATTATATCAAATTCAACACTAGGTTTTAGTATTGGTACTACATGCCATAAGCTGTGCTTTACTTTCTTGTTTGTAAGACTgcaatttttcttaaattatatattttcatagaaTATATTGTTGTTTGGGCCTCGTTTACTTAGGGtgtgaaaattttccattGATTTCGATCTAGAACAATCGAACTAATTAAGACTGGTCCGCCTTCATCTTTTTACCTATGCTtatcttataagccaaaatttaaatttttaatcttaaatttagagttgattttgggttatttcactgaagtttattttctagtcttggcTTTCAGATTGCTAacaatatctatataaaatttttattcataaattattttttatttgcaaatacgaTGTTTGTCCTTTTCATGAtacacccaaacaatcacccctaagTCATGGTGATAAGTCTATAATGCAAACCTTGATTGATCCTTggtaattatattaattaataaaatccgTAACTGTTTGGGGCTTGCTGTAGTGGCTTGTTTAgaaaatgtattattttagAGAGAATTCTTTATATGACATTTGAAATTGACTCTTCTCTTTCATACCATTCTTTCAAATTTGTCCACCGCATGATGCCACTAACATTATTGAACCGTTAGTTGATCATTAAGTCAATGGAAAAAAGAATCATTTGCTGTtaagaaaaaatcatatgtacAACTATCAAGATTTTATTTCTCATAGGCTATGTTCAACAGTTATATTAGTAATAATGTGTGCTATAGAACAATAAATAGTAATTGGGTAAAATATACTATCTACATGACAATTTATTACTAATAGAATTgttgcattttttataaagcAGAAAACTCTAGTTATCGGGGATACCGGTTTTACAGATCTAGAGAACCTAGAGAACAAAGCAGAACAAGCGCTAACATCTTCTGCACAAACCAGAGTTGTTGGATACAACCTAtgagatataaaattttgccagtAACAAATGTATTTTTCTCCAGGGCAAATGTGTCTTTTACATTGACAGGACGGTCAACTAACTATTGCATGGTAAGTTGGACCAATTTGAAACAATAGCATGAAGCGGAATAGCCAATTTCGGGTGGCATATaagaaaactaatttaatttcaaTGACATGTAAAGAATTCGCCTATTAGTTTAGCACACGAATCTCACATCAGTTTTGTAGGAATAGGTTGTTGATAGAAATTGAGAAAAATCTCCACGTTATATATActacttaattatatatgacaATAATTGATAAATGGTTTACATATAGTCCTTTTTCGGAAGCTGATTTGCATGTGCTTGGTTTCAAGCAAATACTTCGGTTCTAGATTTCtgcaaaatttgatatatctaagttttatatatgtaacaaAATCTTCCATGatactctattttatataactattttatatttgtgagaAAGAATTAAGTGGTCAAAGTtatatcttattaaattttaaaggtataaaaacatgttttttaattggAGTAATATGTgccttagagcaagtacaatcgcagactataagctagctataaatatattttaaggagataagagaggagagagaagagcagtggGTTATAAATTTGTAGTCAACTTagcacggactctaagacacaatgtgtgtatgacataatgacaggtgggacatggtagtatatgttttgtagatagatattgtatgaattggctattacaatgactatagatgaattggagctagtagttggttatactattgaacttgctcttatatcTAGGTTACAATTTATTCCCGGATAATTAATTGGCATTTTTCTATGTACTAATTGATTTTTCCCTATGACAATATGCAGATTTTAGTTCGCACTTGGCGCCCATCTGTGTCAAAAACTACATTTACCTTCGTCGTATGAGTGAACAGGTTGTTCTTCTCTGTACGTAACTGTAAGATCATGAGGCATCTTCCAAACCGACAAAACCCTAACGATACACAAGTGGCTAGAAAGACAGGTGCTTCCCCCTTGCCTATCTAGTACGCGTGCCTTCGCATGTGTGGAGAAGCAAAAGTTGAGGGAGAAATGGGAGGCAGATCAGCACAAGGCTAGCAGCctagcagagagagagagagagattagaGAGAGATGGTCGCTGGCGGAGTTGAAGCTAAGAAAAGCTAGCTCCTGGACcgcatcatgcatgcagctcTCCCGAAACTTTATTCGTAGAATCGTAGTATACCAGTACAACTGTGCAACATGCCTCTTATTAAGAGTTGATCAGCAGagcagagagaaagagagagagataggtAGGCAGTAACATGCATGTTTCTCAGATGGTTTTGATTTCAAATGCATATGTCAAGGAAgggaagcatgcatgcatgtgactCTCTGAGGGTGCCCACCTCAGTAACATGGAGTTTAATAACTTGTGGCTAAGGTTAACTAGTGTCTAGCTAGCGAATTATGAAGAAAAAGATCTTCGATCACGTGCCTTCAGCCTGACATCATTTGTGTAAGCAAACATTTTAGTCTCTTCAGCTGGCCGGCCCGTTCAAGCGGGGAAAGGACATTAAACAAAGGCCTACACGTGCTGTTCCTACTATATCGGTCAATGATATGCCATCTTGTTAAGAGTTTCACGTGAGGTTTAGAAGGTGTGCTCTCTCGGTTCTTGTCTTCTTGATAGTGGCTTTTTCACCGCTCTTAAgaactaaataataaaaattttagtgtagtGGTCTCATACCTTAAAGTATATTACTaactttttacataaaaaatagagtacaTCAAGGTACTTTATAAGGtcagtaaaaaaactctttccaATAGATAGGCCATTGATTTAAGATGTAACATTTATCTTAATTATTAGAAGAATtaaatgttgtttattttattataatttattttataattaaatatgctttaattatctgatatttttcatgtttacaataaatttttaagtaagaTATATCGTCAGTCATCGTGCCCAAAAGTTAACAacatcatttaaaaaaacGGATTGAGTTTGTGTATAATTTGCTCGATATTCTATAATTGGTCCCTATATAAGATTTGTGCATCAGGATCAAGGATAATTTAAACTGCATCAATCACGATGCTATACACAGCATGCTATGTTCTCTCACTATTCATGTATCGATAATCAAGGCAAATCCATTAATACTGTCATACAAAGATCAAATATGGAATTTATAGTTTTCGTCGGACACTGATCAAATGAAAGGGAGTAGTTTAGTGCAAGATTTACCTAGAATAATGAGTAAATGcaaatggatggagtaatatatacataattattgtGTCCTAGACTATTATTAGTTAAGATTAGCCTCACCCAGAAATCGGAATCATCAATTAAATTATGGTTTACTTGCCAAAGATATGTTAATACTGCACGTATGCATTACATGTAAGACAAGATTTATATCCTATCTATCATGCGTGGCATTATCAGCGCCTTAATTTATTGGTGCCCATTACCATTTAGGAAACCATAGAAATGCTCTGGCTATCGATCCAGAGCTAGTACACCGTTCCTGTACACCTTAATTGCAATGGTATATGGACTGTAGCCCATGCATGTAATATCTGGTACACATGTTTTAAAATCCATTTCAGCTGGCAGCTGCTGGTCCTACTCTCAGGTTAAGTCAAAAGTTACTAAGGGCCTTCGCAgtgcaaaatataataaaagtgGTCTTAATTAGAATGCcacataaactaaaaaaaacaattttaaaatctaaatattGCATAGTGCAAAGTGGGCTTAGGAGTGcctcaaattttaaatgttagcCATTGACACTTCATATTTTAGTTCTTGtattatctaatttatttggaagtacaaaattttacactaacaccctaaaatctagaaaaattataaaatatcattcaTTTTCTTCGCTCAACATCTTCTCCCTTACCAATCACACCATCAGCTCCCACACTAGCTCATCTCCTCCACCGGTTATAGGCGCATAGCCCTCATTCACTCATCACTTGCCGCCATTGTTGACTACATCACCGTTGCGCTAatcctcctctcttctttcctCAGACGACACGACCCATCCTCAACTTACGACAATTAATCAAGATCTGACCACCACTattcccctccccctctctctccaggTTTGGCACAATGTATGGAGGGTTCCTAATTTGCCCAATGTAGGTCCTTGCCGTGTCTtcgcgtttttttttctattggaGTCATTCGTTGTTTGCAGAAGACTCTTGAATCCTAGCAATGCAACTCGCCCCCACCCTGTCTCTTCTCCACAGCAACGTACCGGTATCCAACGCGGCATGGCCAAACCACTCACACCGTCCTCACATTGTGGATGCTGTAATACGATGATGACCAGTCTTATTGCCTATCTCTAGAGTCCTATAGGTAAgttagttccaaaaaatagaattaaGCATATCCCCccttaacaaaatataaaagaatatctagagtttaaatttgtccAACAATATAGGGATATCTGCACCTAGCCACCTACCTAGTCATTCCAACCAATCATAACCATTCAACATTTAATTTCACCATGTACTTTCTCATATCCATCAATCACAACCATCCATTTTCTCAACCTTAACATCTCCAGAAAAAACTTCAAACGTTGGTGGAAGTATATATTTCTATCATTTTGAATCAAAGCGATTGAtgaaacttcaaaattatttttttagtgcctggcaagtaattaattagagcAAAAAACCTTTGAATGAAAACAGATCAAATTTGTAACTACAGCCATCGATCgtgcatcatttatttattgttcaaaacagcatatatatgttttcagaATCCAATTTCACTGATGACatcatttattcattttttcgGAGAAGAAAACTACAACCTGTTTTAACCAAgtactgatttttttccaGGAATCAAACCGATACTACAGTACAACAAGAGATTATAGATCCATGGCTGAAATACATGTTTATGCGTCGCCATGGACACGAATTGAAGAACAGCAGTCAGCAGGCGACTGTCCCGGTTGTAGTTAATCATTGCCACTGCACCCCGGGCGCTTAATTAAATTATCAAGTGAACTTGAGCATCTAGCTGACAAGGAGCTTAAATGGTCCCAGCAGCATGCGAGCTCCAACGTACCAAAAATGGAGGGGCAACTCTGACTGAATGCATGGCCAGTCTGGttagatgatgatgatctaGATTAAAACGTGTATACAAGTGTGTCGTCCCTTTTACAACAACCGTTGCAGCTACAAGCAGATAGATGATTATTAAATGGGGATCATGTGGGATGTGTCTTGCTTTTTTAACGATAAAATCATAGTAGTTAAAGCTATATCCTGTAAGCCCTTTATATAGCAGGCGGCAATCTCTTGCATTGAGCCATTGACCTTCCCGTGCGTCGATCAACTCTAGCAGGCTAAGGGCCCAGCTAAGTGCAGACTCTTTCTTTGGTTTGCTCTCCAGCAGCGTTGCTGGATGGCTGACTTGCTGCTTAAGTGCGGCATTCCGAGCCACACTGTGTGCACCTTCTGTGCCTAGGACTCGGAATCAGTGAACCACATTCTCCTTGGTTGTGTGTTCGCCAGGCAAGTCTGGCGCCTTGCGTTGGCACCAGCGGAGTGGGTGTCCCTCTCCCCCCTCACGACGCTTACCTTCTTGACTGGTGGCCCACCTCGAGAGCATCCTTGCCCAAGTCTTCGAGGATCAGTTTCGACTCCCTAGTCCTCCTCATCTCCTGACAGCTGTGGAAGGAACGTAATTGCAGGTTCTTCGACGCGGTGATGTCTTCTGTCCAAGAGGTGCTGGAGCCCGTCCGCTCGGAAGGCCAGCTCTGGTCGTCAACAGACCTTGCTTCCTTTGGGGATCTTTTGGGAGTGTAGTGTAGATTGGTTGTGCGCCCCCCCCTTTTTTCTCTAGTAGGAGCTAGTCCTTTCCTTAAATTCCCTCTCTAGCTAGATGGTCGTCGGGCCCGACCGGTGTTTCAGTTCTGGGTCCCCGCCCTTGGCCTGTCTAGCCTAGGGTGTCTGTGTTTTAAACTCTTTACTGCTAATATATTGACGTGCATTTCTTTTGCacgttcgagaaaaaaattgccCTGTATCCATAGTATACTGCAGCTTTGATCAATGTTTTGTACATTGAGGTATGTGTATAGTAGCTAGTGAAACTGTCTTTTAGATGGCTCTAGCTTTTTAGTTCTATCTTGTTATTCTAAGaccatttttaataaaattttaaaaagtaaataatcaTCATGTAAATTACTATAAATTCTACTGcttccatcctaaaatataaggattTCTGGAGTTTAAATGTTTATTAATTAAGTAGGTGGAATTAAAATGAGGAATGATCGTTATTGGTTCAGAGATAATTAAGGAAGTAAGTGAAGAAGTTATATATTCTAACAC is part of the Oryza brachyantha chromosome 2, ObraRS2, whole genome shotgun sequence genome and encodes:
- the LOC102715544 gene encoding B3 domain-containing protein Os02g0683500 — translated: MEFTTSSRFSKEEDEEQDEPSRREIPFMTATTTAAEAAPAPTSSSSSPAHAASASASASVSASGRSPPFRSEDGAGASGSGGGGGGGEAEAVEKEHMFDKVVTPSDVGKLNRLVIPKQYAEKYFPLDSAANEKGLLLNFEDRAGKPWRFRYSYWNSSQSYVMTKGWSRFVKEKRLDAGDTVSFSRGVGEAARHRLFIDWKRRADTRDQLRLPRGLPLPMPLTSHYAPWGLGGGGGFFVPPSPPATLYEHRLRQGLDFRTFNHPAAPMGRQVLLFGSARIPPQAPLLARAPSPLHYTLQPSGVDGVRAAGSPVVLDSVPVIESPTTTAKRVRLFGVNLDNPHGGGAGESSNHGNALSLQTTPAWMRRDPTLRLLELPPHGAESSAASSPSSSSSSKRDAHSALDLDL